CAGCTCCTCGAGCCGGTGCCTCCCGTCGCGGATCTCCTCGTCCTCCAGCTCGTCCGCGCGGGCGGAGGATCGGGCCACCATGTTCGTGATGCCGACCCCCCGCGCCAGCAGGGCCGGGGCCGCGTCCTCCGGCGTCATCACGTCGGGAGGAAGGACCCCGGCCAGGCGCAGCGCGGGATAGAACCGGTTGCCCGGCCGGGCGAAGTGCAAGCCGGTCGCCGCGCTGACCAGGCCGGGGTTGATGCCGACCAGCAGCAGCCGGAGATCGTCAGGGACGAGGTCCGGGATCGTGCGGCCGGCGACCGCCTCCAGCTCGGCGCGGGTGAACCCCACTACGCGTACGCGACGCCCGTGGCGTGCAGCGGGCAGTAGCCGAACGGGTTCTTGACGAGGTACTGCTGGTGGTACTCCTCGGCGTAGTAGTAGCGCTCGAGCGGCTGGATCGACGTGGTGATCTCGCCGTAGCCGGCCTCCGTCATGCGCTCCTGGTACCGCTCACGGGACTCCTCGGCCTCGCGCTGCTGCTCGGGCATCGTCGTCAGGATGATCGAGCGGTACTGCGTGCCGCGGTCGTTGCCCTGGCGCATGCCCTGCGTCGGGTCGTGGTTCTCCCAGAACACCTGGAGCAGCTGCGCGAACGAGAGCTTCGCGGGGTCCCAGATCACCCGGACGACCTCGGCGTGCCCGGTGCGACCCGTGCAGACCTCCTCGTACGTGGGGTTCGGGGTCTGTCCTCCGGCGTAGCCGACGGACGTGGACCAGACGCCCGGAATCTCCCAGAACGTCTTCTCCTCGCCCCAGAAGCAGCCGAGGCCGAACACTGCGGACTCGAAGCCCTCAGGGACCTGGGTCTCGACGGGGGTGCCGAGGACGAGGTGCGGGCCGCCGACCTGGAACTGTCGGCCCTCGCGGCCCGGCAGGGCGGCGTCGGGGGTCGGGAGCTCTGACTTGCTGCGACCAAACATCATGATTCCACCTTTCACGTGAAGTCTACGAAGGCGTGCTTCACGCTGTCATCAACACCGGACCCGCACCGCTCTGTTCCCGGCCGCACGGGCTGACGGCTCGCCGAGTGGCGGATAGTGTGACGCGCGAGGAGTGTGAGCGTGTGAGCGAGAGATATCAGGTCCCACCCGGCGTGGAGATCGCCACCCAGTGGGCGTGGCGTCTGCTCGTCATCGGGGCAGCGGGCCTGGCGGGCATCTGGCTGCTGCGCTACTTCTCCGAGATCTCGGTCCCCATCGCGGTCGCACTCCTCGGCACGGCCCTGACCGTGGACGCGGTCAACTGGCTGCAGGCGCGCGGCCTGCCGCGGCTGTTGTCGACGTTCATCGTCGTGATCTTCATGCTGGTCGCGTTCTTCGGCATGCTCGCCCTGGTCGGCCAGCAGCTGTCGACCCAGGCCACCGAGCTGCGCGGCAACGTGGTCGACGGCATCACGCAGGTGCAGGACTGGGCCGAGACCGGCCCGCTGGACCTCTCGGACTCCCAGATCAAGGACTGGGTGGACAGCGCCAAGGACTCGATCGCCTCCAGCGACACCACGCTGCTCTCACGAGCCGGTGCGGTCGGCACCACGGTGACGCACGTCGTCGCCGGGTTCTTCATCGCGCTCTTCGCCTCGTTCTTCTTCCTCTACGACGGCAACCGCATCTGGTCCTGGGTCGTCGCGCTGTTCCCGCGGGCCGCCCGCGACCAGGTCGACTCCTCCGGGCACACGGCCTGGATCTCGCTGACGGCCTTCGTGCGGGCCACGGTGCTGGTCGCGTTCACCGACGCGGTGGGCATCGCCGTCGGAGCCTGGCTCCTCGGCGTGCCGCTCACCTTCGCGATCGGCGTGCTGGTCTTCCTCGGCGCGTTCATCCCGATCATCGGGGCCCTGCTGTCGGGCATGGTCGCGGTCCTGGTGGCCCTCGTCGCGCAGGGGCCGTG
Above is a genomic segment from Aeromicrobium chenweiae containing:
- a CDS encoding mismatch-specific DNA-glycosylase, coding for MGFTRAELEAVAGRTIPDLVPDDLRLLLVGINPGLVSAATGLHFARPGNRFYPALRLAGVLPPDVMTPEDAAPALLARGVGITNMVARSSARADELEDEEIRDGRHRLEELVAERRPRVVAFAGITTYRIAFADKSAKAGRQDRAIAGADVWVVPNPSGLNAHETVESLAVAYRAAAEAAAVV
- the msrA gene encoding peptide-methionine (S)-S-oxide reductase MsrA; protein product: MMFGRSKSELPTPDAALPGREGRQFQVGGPHLVLGTPVETQVPEGFESAVFGLGCFWGEEKTFWEIPGVWSTSVGYAGGQTPNPTYEEVCTGRTGHAEVVRVIWDPAKLSFAQLLQVFWENHDPTQGMRQGNDRGTQYRSIILTTMPEQQREAEESRERYQERMTEAGYGEITTSIQPLERYYYAEEYHQQYLVKNPFGYCPLHATGVAYA
- a CDS encoding AI-2E family transporter codes for the protein MSERYQVPPGVEIATQWAWRLLVIGAAGLAGIWLLRYFSEISVPIAVALLGTALTVDAVNWLQARGLPRLLSTFIVVIFMLVAFFGMLALVGQQLSTQATELRGNVVDGITQVQDWAETGPLDLSDSQIKDWVDSAKDSIASSDTTLLSRAGAVGTTVTHVVAGFFIALFASFFFLYDGNRIWSWVVALFPRAARDQVDSSGHTAWISLTAFVRATVLVAFTDAVGIAVGAWLLGVPLTFAIGVLVFLGAFIPIIGALLSGMVAVLVALVAQGPWTALFMLIIVVAVQQVESHVLQPFLMGRLVRVHPLAIILAIGAGVTVAGIVGALIAVPLAACLNGVVRHLVSSAREYQDEPEPDTPFEPPEPLGR